In Candidatus Bathyarchaeota archaeon, a single genomic region encodes these proteins:
- a CDS encoding phosphoribosyltransferase has translation MQDDKFNCELMTWERFDKLSKTVAKRIIESNYIPDMIIGLARGGWVFSRILCDFIGVKDLLSLKVEHWGITASPDGEAKLKYPLNTDLTGKQILVADDITDTGESLLKAVEHIESLKPSTIKTAALLHIEGSKFIPDYFAEEITWRWVVFPWNFIEDMCNILPKAMQSSEIKLDISLTKENLKNNFKIDISEEIIQEIHRECKRREVIK, from the coding sequence TTGCAGGACGACAAATTCAATTGTGAATTGATGACGTGGGAGCGCTTTGACAAGCTTTCTAAGACTGTTGCAAAGAGGATTATAGAATCTAATTACATACCTGACATGATAATAGGATTGGCTAGAGGCGGATGGGTTTTTTCAAGAATACTCTGTGATTTTATTGGCGTGAAGGATTTATTAAGCTTAAAAGTCGAGCATTGGGGAATTACCGCAAGTCCAGATGGTGAAGCTAAATTGAAATACCCATTAAACACCGATTTAACAGGCAAGCAAATACTAGTCGCAGACGACATCACAGATACCGGAGAAAGCTTGTTAAAAGCTGTTGAACATATTGAATCTCTCAAACCATCAACAATAAAGACCGCAGCCCTTTTACATATCGAAGGTTCAAAATTCATTCCTGATTACTTTGCTGAAGAGATTACCTGGAGATGGGTCGTATTTCCATGGAACTTTATTGAGGATATGTGCAATATTCTTCCGAAGGCTATGCAATCCTCTGAAATTAAATTAGATATTAGTTTAACGAAAGAGAATCTGAAAAATAACTTTAAAATTGATATTAGTGAAGAGATCATACAAGAAATTCATCGTGAATGTAAAAGAAGGGAAGTTATAAAATAA